Proteins encoded within one genomic window of Hermetia illucens chromosome 2, iHerIll2.2.curated.20191125, whole genome shotgun sequence:
- the LOC119647652 gene encoding uncharacterized protein LOC119647652, protein MFSSNEKSSVQPRNGGITFGKPARRVYNDASATYETSNFTRSTNRTNRTLSYTKPSYLSKPAVNASANIPGNGLKCSYEPANTGNDTLPKRSKYLSISTGSSAVPQVMLRNGCTVELRGIPKWMNTIGQLDSHFSEYGRLMDIKVCYLGDPGAATVTFSNHAEASAAQRSTNMGFTNGSWSFKAPNSATVPCTTHRRGTYKMPPVDMAKHKFIRKEETKVDDLQKRKQELLEQYSKQLKVLKDIIAKCGPNDPAREGKLNMIKGLMSSMESIKASVSIVGVREQAKVRIEGKSKVPDNAVVKQMAPTNNQLSIGQSEVPADKEQRQNSVNKLNKVGSEAQMKIEACYPKLSTQLNDVTIVHASSTSVIHSPGSSGISYVDGSLRVEEIVNIEQLGQATAKDTLDYSIKVGGDNIGLQQKIETPKLSTQLHDVDVVHVSSMSNNHSSGNSGISYKEGSLRVEETGNIDQLGQATAKDTLDYSLLDYEYEYPDLSGDWE, encoded by the exons ATGTTttcttcaaatgaaaaatctagTGTTCAGCCAAGGAATGGTGGTATTACTTTTGGAAAACCAGCACGACGAGTTTATAACGACGCATCGGCGACATACGAAACTAGCAATTTTACGAGATCAACTAACCGAACCAACCGGACATTGTCCTATACCAAACCATCCTACCTGTCCAAACCAGCGGTAAATGCTTCAGCAAACATCCCTGGGAACGGGCTAAAATGCAGCTATGAGCCAGCGAATACTGGAAACGATACTCTTCCTAAAAGAAGTAAATATTTGTCAATTTCAACTGGCAGCAGTGCGGTCCCTCAAGTTATGCTTCGAAACGGCTGCACTGTTGAACTTCGTGGGATACCGAAGTGGATGAATACGATCGGACAATTAGACAGTCATTTTTCTGAGTACGGGAGACTTATGGATATTAAGGTTTGTTATCTGGGCGATCCAGGAGCTGCGACTGTAACATTCTCTAACCATGCTGAGGCGAGCGCTGCTCAACGGAGTACCAACATGGGTTTTACAAATGGCTCATGGTCGTTCAAGGCTCCTAATTCGGCCACCGTACCTTGTACTACCCATCGAAGAGGAACCTATAAAATGCCACCTGTAGATATGGCAAAGCATAAATTTATTCGGAAGGAGGAAACCAAAGTAGATGATTTGCAGAAACGAAAGCAGGAGCTACTCGAACAATACTCCAAACAACTAAAAGTTTTAAAGGATATTATCGCAAAGTGTGGGCCAAATGATCCAGCCCGTGAAGGAAAACTTAATATGATTAAGGGTCTAATGTCGTCAATGGAGAGTATAAAAGCTTCCGTTTCAATTGTAGGAGTGCGAGAACAAGCCAAGGTACGTATTGAAGGGAAATCGAAAGTAC CTGATAATGCAGTCGTTAAGCAAATGGCACCAACAAACAACCAGTTGAGTATCGGACAATCAGAAGTGCCAGCTGACAAAGAACAACGGCAAAATTCTGTAAACAAACTGAACAAGGTGGGCAGTGAGGCGCAGATGAAAATAGAAGCGTGTTATCCGAAGCTTTCCACCCAACTTAATGATGTAACCATTGTCCATGCTTCGTCGACGTCAGTTATCCATTCTCCAGGGAGTTCGGGGATCAGTTATGTAGACGGTTCCCTGCGAGTTGAGGAAATTGTAAATATTGAACAACTTGGCCAAGCGACTGCCAAGGATACACTGGATTACTCGATTAAAGTAGGCGGTGATAACATTGGTTTGCAGCAGAAAATAGAAACACCAAAGCTCTCCACCCAACTTCATGATGTAGACGTTGTTCATGTTTCGTCAATGTCAAATAACCATTCTTCAGGGAATTCGGGGATCAGTTATAAGGAAGGATCCCTGCGAGTTGAGGAAACTGGAAATATTGACCAACTTGGCCAAGCGACTGCCAAGGATACACTGGATTACTCGCTTCTCGACTATGAGTATGAATATCCAGATTTATCAGGCGATTGGGAATAA